TGGTCGTTCTCGTCCGACTGATCGACCCGAAGCTCTCGGCGGTCTCGGACGGGTACGAGAGCCGACAGAAGGAATACATCGAGGAACTCGAGAGAAAGGTCCGCTGGGAGGACTGATCCTTTGTGTTCGGCGGCGGCGCCGTCGCCGGGAAAGTGAGCACGATCGCGATGCCGAATGAACTCAAGATGGTGATCGGGATGTCCCTCGCGTACGTGACCTCCTTCGCCGGGCTCGTTCTGGCCTGGGTCGCATGGCGGAAGCACCACCCGAAGGGCGAGGGGGGGGAGGAGCGATGAGCGTTCCGGGCGCGGTGTTCGGCGTCGTCGTGCCGGCGGCGGTCTTCGTCTTCTCCTTCTGGATCACGGACCGGCTCTACCGCCACTTCGCGAGGAAGGAGTGACGCAGCACCCGTCGCTCACGAGCAGGCATCGTCCCGTGCATGTGCGGAGGGTGTCGCACGGCGTGAAGCGATCGGTCAACCCCGGTATCTCCTCGAGGAAGACGACTGGATGGGGGGCGGGTTCCCGCGACTCGGCCCATCTCCGGATCCGTCCGAAATGCTCGATGTACCCGACTTCCAGTTCGATATCCGGCCGGACCTCTTCCGCGTAATGCAGGTAGAAGAGCACGATCATCTCGTACCAGTTCCCGGTCACCAGGCTGCCGTCGGGCGCCGACGCGAGCACCGCCTCCCCGAAGGTCCTCGCCGTGCCGTATCCCCGCAACGAGGGAAACGCGCCGGTCATGCGCGGCCCGATCTCCAGCGGCATCCGCCAGCGGGCCGGGAACGCGTCGGAGCGCTCGGCCGCCACGCGCAGGAGGTGAGCGGGCACGACGACGAGGACGACCGCGATCATCGCCGTTACCAGGGCCGCCGTGCGGTGGCTTTTTCCTCGAAGATGCCCGACGAGGGCGGCGATGCCGAACGCGACGAGGATCGCGTTGCCGATCGCGACGGGCAGGCTGTAGACCGGCATCAGGTGGAGCGCTCCGTACAGGAGAACGAAGACCGCCGCCGCCGCCGTCATGGCGAAAACGAGCGCCAGGCGGCGATCACGGGAGCGGCGGGCGGACACGATGCCGATCAGCACGAGAACCGGCGCGAATATCCCGTAGTGATAGACATATTCGATCGACAGGAGATGGGCGAGATTCCGGGCGATCCCCCTCGGATCGAACAGGTAATGCTGCATCCTCGCCTGCGTGCCCAGCAGCAGCCACGAGAGGCGTTCCCACGGTTCGTCGAAGGTGCCGGAAGTGAGGCCGTACTGGCCGGCGTCCGCGTCGATCGTGTACGCGAGATAATTCAGCGGGTGGGCGCCCGCGTCGATCCACGCGGCGTACAGGTAGGGCGTGAGGCCGACCGCGAGACCGATCGCCGCGATGCCGGCGCGAACGAGGCGCGAGCGTCCGGACAGGGGTGAGAAGAGCAGCAGCCACGACCACAGGACGAGGAGAGGCGGGGCGAACGAGATGTGCGATACGAGGGCGAATCCCGTGAGCACCGCGGTGAGGCCGTAGGCGCCACGCGAGCCGCTTCTGAAGGCGCGAAGCGCCGACAGGAGGACGGCGAGGAAAACGAACACGGCGAGACTGTAGACCTCCGCGCGGATCGAGAACCACCAGACGGTAAAGGACATCCCGTAGACGACCGCGCCCGCGACGGCGGCCGTCGCCGACAGGCCGAGTTCGATCAGCACAAGGCCGAGCATGGCGACGGCCACGCCCCCGAAAAGGCAACTCATGCAGTTCATCCGGCGGGCCGGGTTGCCCGGGAGCATGCGGCCGAGACACCTGCCGACGATGACGTAGAGCGGATAACCGGGCTGGTGGGCGATGCCGCCGACGGCGCCGAGCGTTTGGA
The Candidatus Krumholzibacteriota bacterium DNA segment above includes these coding regions:
- a CDS encoding DUF2723 domain-containing protein — protein: MIRARRGRIVVLALFPLFSCLYVCFAAPGPLFGDSGEFQTLGAVGGIAHQPGYPLYVIVGRCLGRMLPGNPARRMNCMSCLFGGVAVAMLGLVLIELGLSATAAVAGAVVYGMSFTVWWFSIRAEVYSLAVFVFLAVLLSALRAFRSGSRGAYGLTAVLTGFALVSHISFAPPLLVLWSWLLLFSPLSGRSRLVRAGIAAIGLAVGLTPYLYAAWIDAGAHPLNYLAYTIDADAGQYGLTSGTFDEPWERLSWLLLGTQARMQHYLFDPRGIARNLAHLLSIEYVYHYGIFAPVLVLIGIVSARRSRDRRLALVFAMTAAAAVFVLLYGALHLMPVYSLPVAIGNAILVAFGIAALVGHLRGKSHRTAALVTAMIAVVLVVVPAHLLRVAAERSDAFPARWRMPLEIGPRMTGAFPSLRGYGTARTFGEAVLASAPDGSLVTGNWYEMIVLFYLHYAEEVRPDIELEVGYIEHFGRIRRWAESREPAPHPVVFLEEIPGLTDRFTPCDTLRTCTGRCLLVSDGCCVTPSSRSGGRAGP